The DNA sequence CTCCACCCAATCCCATTCCGTTCCTTCGCAAGAATAATAATGGGATTCCCCAATATTACAATTCCGCGGGAGGAACGGCAAAAATTGCGGATCTCGGTAGGGACCGGTTCGGAACGCGCGGCCGCTTACAAACGCCGTACCCCAAACAGCCCGGCAAGGACCTATTGCCGACGTAGCGATGCCTCGAACCCATTTGATTCGGCCGGCTCGCCTAATCGTCACAGACCACCGGGCAGCAGCACTAGTCCGAAATCAACCACCCGGAAACCGGCTTTCCCTGACTATCCGTACCTTTGAAAGGAATCATTCGCTTCAGCATGTCAGCGATTTTCTTTCCCTGCTCGCAGTCGAAATTGTCGCAGGTGTAGCCCTGTCTGCAATTGCTGCAAAGCCTCGCCTCAATCCATTCCGCCAGTTCTTTGAGATCCATTGACGCCTCCTCGAAAGAATCGGTCCAGTCGCCGTGCTCCGGGTTCGCCGGCCGCGCGGGTCCCATGGAAACCCGACGCCCTCTTGCCATCTTACCGAGCGCGTTCATTGAATGTAACCAAAAAAAGTCGCGAGTGTTAACCTTTGAGTCCTATGGTAGGCATTACATGAAAAGAAAAGAAATCTTTAACCCCAGAGATCGCGGGGTAAGGGGATGGCATGTAGACTGCCTCCATGACGTTTGGTTGTGGCGTAACCTCGCTACCCGGCCCATTGCCCTTGAAGTTAAAAAAAAATTCATGTGGGTGTCAGAAAAAATGGATCTTCACTTATTTATATATTACAATACAGTACAATCGCGAGTCAGCCTCCGGTTGACCGGCCACATATTAGGATTCAAGTCATGTTCTTAACAAGGGGGGATGGAAATTGCCACCCGCTGTGGCACATTTCACAAACCACTGAAAGGAGAAATGCATGGCCAGGAAAACCCTTGCGGCCTTGGCACTCGTAACCGCGGCGACGTTCGTCGGCGGATGGGCACTCGTCGGGCCCGTCCTAGCCGATGACAAACTGCCGTCAAAGTCCGACCAGAGCTGTTTGAAATGTCACGAGTACGACAAAGCATCCAACCTCTTTGCAGGAAAGCTGGTGGAAGTATCGAGCAAGGCAAACGCTTTGCAGCTACAGATCGACAAAGGTATGGAGGTGATCTACTTCGACGATTCCACTGTCCTTAAGAATGCCCCTTCCATGAAGGAAATTCCCAAGCAGGAATCGATCAGGATCACGTACTTTAAGAAGGATGGAAAGACCTTTGCCAAGGAGATAGAGGTCAAGAAAGGCATAGCAGTTCCCAAGGAAAAGCTTGCCGATGTGGAAGAAGTGGCCAAGTTGGTAGCGCTCGGCCCTGAAAAAGGCAAGTATGTGCTATTGGACAGCCGACCCGTGGAGGGCTACGATCAGGGCCATATCCCCACCGCTGTCTCAATGCCCTTTTTTGCTTTTGACAAGCTGCAAGAAACCCTGCTGCCCAAGGACAAGGAGGTGCTCCAGATCTACTACTGCATAGGATTCTCTTGAGTGCTGAGTCCATTAGCCGCCAGGAAGGCGGAAAAACTCGGCTACAAGAACGTTAAGGTATTCCATGCAGGTCTGCCGGCTTGGAAAAAAGCAGGTAACATTGTCATATCCAACGTGGCCGGTCTTGAGAACTACGACAAGCTCGGCGCCTCGTACATCTTGATTGATTTGAGACCAGCCAAGGTAGCGGAAAAAGGTCATATCCCCAAGGCCGTGGCCATGCCGGAGGGTGGCCTTGACGCGCTCAAGGATCAGTTC is a window from the Desulfomonile tiedjei genome containing:
- a CDS encoding rhodanese-like domain-containing protein — translated: MARKTLAALALVTAATFVGGWALVGPVLADDKLPSKSDQSCLKCHEYDKASNLFAGKLVEVSSKANALQLQIDKGMEVIYFDDSTVLKNAPSMKEIPKQESIRITYFKKDGKTFAKEIEVKKGIAVPKEKLADVEEVAKLVALGPEKGKYVLLDSRPVEGYDQGHIPTAVSMPFFAFDKLQETLLPKDKEVLQIYYCIGFS